In Microbacterium maritypicum, the following are encoded in one genomic region:
- a CDS encoding D-alanyl-D-alanine carboxypeptidase family protein produces the protein MTREQEFASPRALDPEAHRRRRRRGLIITAVCVVLLLAATGGYVAWALTAPVNPPAVTTQVPPVPVGGAAALAAVPASASAISISGADEYLGEGASGIWSSSGTGDPLPIASITKLITALVILDAVPLASADDPGPTITFSKADHDLYDRYYVQGATIAPMPTGTSMSLHDALAAMLIPSASNYAEALSSRIFGSQNAFLGATRDWLSAHGLTGTTITEPTGISPRNTSTTADLLAIGKLAAANPTIAQIVATSSISLPGAGQLHNTNGLLGTSGITGLKTGTLGHGTYSLLYTATLVVGTAEPLAVTGVILGGPTRESVNGSVLATLDSIRTGFHEVPVATTGQEVGTISTPWGSTAQLVIGEDAAIFTWSDTPIIATMDIETPPTYRDGSVVGSVTWTAGPHTVTAPVAIKGSVDAPSEWWRLTHPSELG, from the coding sequence ATGACCCGCGAGCAGGAGTTCGCCTCCCCTCGTGCTCTCGATCCGGAGGCCCACAGGCGACGCCGACGCCGGGGACTCATCATCACCGCGGTCTGTGTGGTGCTCCTGCTGGCTGCGACCGGAGGATACGTCGCGTGGGCTCTCACCGCGCCGGTGAACCCGCCGGCGGTGACCACACAGGTACCGCCGGTCCCGGTCGGCGGCGCTGCGGCCCTCGCCGCGGTTCCCGCGTCCGCCTCGGCGATCAGCATCTCCGGCGCGGACGAGTACCTGGGTGAGGGGGCGAGCGGAATCTGGTCGTCGAGCGGAACCGGCGATCCGCTTCCCATCGCGAGCATCACCAAGCTCATCACCGCACTGGTCATCCTCGACGCCGTCCCACTCGCCTCCGCCGACGACCCCGGGCCCACGATCACCTTCAGCAAGGCCGACCACGACCTCTACGACAGGTACTACGTGCAGGGCGCGACCATAGCCCCCATGCCCACGGGCACGTCCATGTCGCTGCACGATGCCCTGGCCGCCATGCTGATCCCGTCGGCGAGCAACTACGCCGAGGCGCTGTCCTCCCGGATCTTCGGATCGCAGAACGCGTTCCTCGGCGCGACTCGCGATTGGCTCTCCGCCCACGGCTTGACGGGCACCACGATCACCGAGCCCACCGGCATCAGCCCGCGCAATACGAGCACGACTGCCGACCTCCTGGCCATCGGGAAGCTGGCCGCGGCGAATCCGACCATCGCTCAGATCGTCGCGACCTCATCGATCTCCCTCCCGGGCGCCGGCCAGCTGCACAACACCAACGGCCTGCTCGGAACGAGCGGGATCACGGGGCTGAAGACGGGCACCCTGGGCCACGGCACGTACAGCCTGCTGTACACCGCGACTCTCGTCGTGGGCACCGCCGAACCGCTCGCGGTGACCGGCGTCATCCTCGGAGGACCGACGCGCGAGTCCGTGAACGGCAGCGTGCTCGCGACCCTGGACAGCATCCGTACCGGCTTCCATGAGGTGCCGGTCGCGACAACCGGACAGGAGGTCGGCACGATCTCGACGCCTTGGGGCTCCACCGCACAGCTGGTCATCGGCGAGGATGCGGCGATCTTCACCTGGTCGGACACCCCGATCATCGCGACGATGGACATCGAGACCCCGCCGACCTACCGCGACGGCTCGGTCGTCGGCAGCGTCACCTGGACCGCCGGACCGCACACCGTCACCGCCCCGGTCGCGATCAAGGGGAGTGTCGACGCACCGTCCGAGTGGTGGCGGCTCACCCACCCGTCCGAGCTCGGCTGA
- a CDS encoding ROK family transcriptional regulator, with amino-acid sequence MTQSSARSDIMRSAVLAQVGALGPTSRASLARLLSVSPALVTQITKQLIADGLLVELDHSPSQGGRPARLLGLVADAGRVIGVKVAADHVTVVEVGIDGTVVRSASEPFDAAAATAIPTLATLLRAFIAGGSDRPLLGVGVGVPGDVDDQSLGNVDSTQLGWSHVPLGDVLRRELSLPVLVENNVNALAMAELLHGQARGHDNVLVVTIGTGVGAGIIADGAVLRGHGGGAGEIGHLPTQEDGPRCACGADGCLESLIGEDALVTAARERGIIGEAAGMRTLQGRANEGDTAAQEAFSHAGHLLGRALAGIVNTIDPEIVILLGEGVEAWNHWSYGFEPALRSGLMPRKRGVPVAVETWQDDRWAQGAASLVLATPFDAAGRTGEQGRLVRERLTEPSPRDGSQGAAR; translated from the coding sequence GTGACTCAGTCCTCGGCACGGTCCGACATCATGCGCTCCGCCGTCCTCGCCCAGGTCGGCGCGCTCGGCCCCACCTCGCGAGCAAGCCTCGCGCGGCTGCTGAGCGTGTCGCCGGCACTGGTCACCCAGATCACCAAGCAGCTGATCGCCGACGGGCTGCTCGTCGAGCTCGACCACAGCCCCTCGCAGGGCGGGCGTCCCGCACGACTGCTCGGACTCGTCGCCGACGCCGGCCGCGTCATCGGAGTGAAGGTCGCCGCGGACCACGTCACCGTGGTCGAGGTCGGCATCGACGGCACCGTCGTCCGCTCGGCGTCCGAGCCCTTCGATGCGGCGGCCGCGACGGCGATTCCCACCCTCGCCACCCTGCTGCGCGCCTTCATCGCCGGCGGCAGCGACCGCCCTCTCCTCGGAGTCGGCGTCGGTGTGCCGGGAGATGTGGACGACCAGAGTCTCGGCAACGTCGACTCGACGCAGCTGGGCTGGAGCCACGTACCGCTCGGCGACGTGCTCCGCCGCGAGTTGTCGCTCCCCGTGCTCGTCGAGAACAACGTCAACGCGCTCGCGATGGCCGAACTGCTCCACGGTCAGGCCCGAGGACACGACAACGTGCTCGTCGTCACCATCGGCACGGGCGTGGGCGCGGGCATCATCGCCGATGGCGCCGTGCTGCGGGGCCATGGCGGAGGGGCCGGCGAGATCGGCCACCTCCCGACACAGGAGGACGGTCCTCGCTGCGCCTGCGGCGCCGACGGCTGCCTCGAGTCGCTGATCGGCGAGGACGCCCTGGTGACCGCCGCTCGCGAGCGGGGGATCATCGGCGAGGCCGCCGGCATGCGTACCCTGCAGGGCCGCGCGAACGAGGGCGACACCGCCGCCCAGGAGGCGTTCTCGCATGCCGGACACCTGCTGGGACGGGCACTCGCCGGCATCGTCAACACGATCGACCCCGAGATCGTCATCCTCCTCGGCGAAGGCGTCGAGGCGTGGAACCACTGGTCCTACGGCTTCGAACCCGCCCTCCGTTCCGGCCTCATGCCCCGCAAGCGCGGCGTTCCGGTCGCCGTCGAGACCTGGCAGGACGACCGGTGGGCGCAGGGTGCGGCGAGCCTCGTGCTCGCGACACCGTTCGACGCGGCCGGCCGCACCGGCGAGCAGGGCCGACTGGTGCGCGAACGCCTGACCGAGCCCTCCCCGCGCGACGGGTCCCAGGGAGCAGCCCGCTGA
- a CDS encoding carbohydrate ABC transporter permease, which translates to MTAVESPPAVKAPPTTPRPPARGRRSRRARYAITVLIFLLPSALPLVMFTLYPMVGALWTSLHSWNLLSPMQWVGFDNYVKLVQDPATHRAFLNTLYYLVGYLPLVYFGGLALALALNSRIPARNLLRGVYFLPVVTSWIVVALVWRWLLNPDIGIVNFVLGLVGIDGPGWWTDPAWAMPSIIIASAWKDLGFVMIILLAGLQAIPADLYEAARVDGAGPWRRLVSVTMPMLSPSTFFVIVISLINGFQVFDQVYAMTGGGPAGASTVVVQQIYDLTFRYGRAGEASALSWMLFLLVLIVTIVQIRGQKKWVNYA; encoded by the coding sequence ATGACCGCGGTCGAGTCCCCTCCGGCCGTGAAGGCCCCACCGACGACACCACGTCCTCCCGCACGCGGACGCCGCTCCCGGCGAGCGCGGTACGCGATCACCGTGCTGATCTTCCTGCTCCCCAGCGCCCTCCCGCTCGTCATGTTCACGCTCTACCCCATGGTGGGCGCATTATGGACGAGCCTGCACAGCTGGAACCTGCTGTCGCCGATGCAGTGGGTCGGCTTCGACAACTACGTCAAGCTCGTTCAGGATCCGGCGACGCACCGCGCCTTCCTCAACACGCTCTACTACCTGGTCGGGTACCTGCCGCTCGTCTACTTCGGCGGCCTCGCCCTTGCACTGGCCCTGAACAGCCGCATCCCCGCACGCAACCTGCTCCGCGGCGTCTACTTCTTGCCCGTCGTGACCAGCTGGATCGTCGTGGCGCTCGTCTGGCGCTGGCTGCTCAACCCCGACATCGGCATCGTGAACTTCGTCCTCGGCCTCGTCGGCATCGACGGACCGGGATGGTGGACGGACCCGGCGTGGGCGATGCCCTCGATCATCATCGCGTCGGCGTGGAAGGACCTCGGCTTCGTGATGATCATCCTGCTCGCCGGACTCCAGGCCATCCCCGCCGACCTCTACGAAGCCGCCCGCGTCGATGGCGCCGGCCCTTGGCGTCGGCTCGTGAGCGTCACCATGCCGATGCTGTCGCCGTCGACGTTCTTCGTCATCGTGATCTCGCTCATCAACGGCTTCCAGGTGTTCGACCAGGTGTATGCGATGACCGGAGGTGGACCGGCCGGCGCGAGCACGGTCGTGGTGCAGCAGATCTACGACCTCACCTTCCGATACGGGCGTGCCGGGGAGGCATCCGCTCTCTCCTGGATGCTGTTCCTCCTCGTGCTGATCGTCACGATCGTGCAGATCCGCGGCCAGAAGAAGTGGGTGAACTATGCGTAA
- a CDS encoding VanZ family protein, which translates to MEDQVLLGFIAIAIGVAFGILLFVPFVAISYRRRGRLGLGRTLLWLSALIYFWAIWTYTLLPLPDPDTIRCVGAITDPMSVVRDVQKAFAAPGNPLRQPALLQLVFNVLLFLPLGFFVRVLAGRGILVALAAGFGLSLLIETTQSTGVWGVYPCAYRFFDVGDLMTNTLGAVVGCTVALVVPRSLRGAEVRPDADLPRPVTRGRRALVMLCDFLGYGFLSMGAGVTVQVWLEFVVKDRAAVLDGTLSSAAATIVPSALFLVLILIGGRSIGDIAVQLRYTGSRLPAPFARLLRWAGGIGGISALQLPGGIFGFAAAVLFLVAVVLLFTTRSGRGLPGVLSGQHLVDTRADVAGPRPGARRM; encoded by the coding sequence GTGGAAGATCAGGTGCTGCTCGGGTTCATCGCCATCGCGATCGGAGTGGCTTTCGGCATCCTCCTGTTCGTGCCGTTCGTGGCGATCAGCTACCGTCGGCGCGGGCGGCTCGGCCTCGGGCGCACGCTGCTCTGGCTGTCGGCCCTCATCTACTTCTGGGCGATCTGGACGTACACCCTGCTTCCGCTGCCCGACCCGGACACGATCCGCTGCGTCGGGGCGATCACCGATCCGATGTCGGTCGTGCGCGACGTGCAGAAGGCGTTCGCGGCGCCGGGCAACCCGCTGCGGCAGCCCGCACTGCTGCAGTTGGTGTTCAACGTGCTGCTGTTCCTCCCGCTCGGCTTCTTCGTGCGGGTCCTCGCCGGTCGCGGCATCCTGGTGGCGCTCGCCGCCGGATTCGGACTGTCGCTGCTCATCGAGACGACGCAGTCGACAGGCGTGTGGGGTGTCTACCCCTGCGCGTATCGCTTCTTCGACGTGGGTGATCTGATGACGAACACCCTCGGCGCCGTTGTCGGCTGCACCGTGGCGCTGGTCGTCCCGCGGTCGCTGCGCGGCGCGGAGGTGCGCCCCGACGCCGACCTTCCGCGACCTGTGACCCGCGGTCGCCGCGCCCTCGTCATGCTGTGCGACTTCCTCGGCTACGGCTTCCTGAGCATGGGCGCCGGCGTGACCGTGCAGGTGTGGCTGGAGTTCGTCGTGAAGGACCGCGCCGCGGTGCTCGACGGCACTCTCTCGTCCGCGGCGGCCACGATCGTCCCGTCCGCACTGTTCCTGGTGCTGATCCTGATCGGCGGGCGTTCGATCGGTGACATCGCCGTGCAGCTCCGCTACACGGGATCGCGTCTGCCGGCACCGTTCGCGCGCCTCCTGCGCTGGGCGGGCGGCATCGGAGGGATCAGCGCTCTTCAGCTGCCCGGCGGGATCTTCGGGTTCGCGGCGGCCGTGCTGTTCCTCGTCGCGGTCGTCCTGTTGTTCACGACCCGCTCCGGGCGCGGCCTGCCCGGTGTCCTCTCCGGCCAGCACCTCGTCGACACGCGGGCGGACGTCGCAGGCCCGCGCCCCGGAGCCCGCCGCATGTGA
- a CDS encoding GTP pyrophosphokinase family protein produces MSTVHVTEDTINQARVLRDELQRFLREYEFGMREVETKISILRDEFTHDHAYNPIEHVKSRLKSPDSIVEKIARKGIDEPDFDRIRAEITDIAGVRVTCSFVADVYRLFDLLTAQDDVTVRTVKDYIAHPKDNGYKSLHAIIEVPVFLSTGALAVPVEVQFRTIAMDFWASLEHKIYYKFSNQVPSHLVDSLSDAADAASELDSRMERLHREAHGVPQRQLAPPPPPAPRSAPPAPVDPRVVGV; encoded by the coding sequence ATGTCGACCGTTCACGTCACCGAGGACACGATCAACCAGGCCCGCGTGCTGCGTGACGAGCTGCAGCGGTTCCTGCGCGAGTACGAGTTCGGGATGCGCGAGGTCGAGACGAAGATCTCGATCCTCCGCGACGAGTTCACGCACGACCACGCGTACAACCCGATCGAGCATGTGAAGAGCCGGCTGAAGTCGCCGGACAGCATCGTCGAGAAGATCGCCCGCAAGGGAATCGACGAGCCCGACTTCGACCGCATCCGCGCCGAGATCACCGACATCGCCGGCGTGCGCGTGACCTGCAGTTTCGTCGCCGACGTGTACCGGCTGTTCGACCTCCTCACCGCGCAGGACGATGTCACGGTGCGCACCGTCAAGGACTACATCGCGCACCCGAAGGACAACGGCTACAAGAGCCTGCACGCGATCATCGAGGTGCCCGTGTTCCTGTCGACCGGCGCGCTGGCGGTGCCGGTCGAGGTGCAGTTCCGCACGATCGCGATGGACTTCTGGGCCAGTCTCGAGCACAAGATCTATTACAAGTTCTCGAACCAGGTGCCCTCGCACCTCGTCGACAGCCTGTCGGATGCCGCGGATGCCGCCTCCGAACTCGACAGCCGCATGGAGCGCCTGCACCGCGAGGCGCATGGCGTGCCTCAGCGCCAGCTCGCCCCGCCGCCGCCCCCGGCACCTCGCTCTGCTCCGCCCGCGCCTGTCGACCCGCGGGTCGTCGGGGTCTAG
- a CDS encoding glycoside hydrolase family 15 protein, with product MTSPVHTDLGALLAHSRSVITSLQEPNGAYPASPDFSAYRGYCWFRDGAFIADGVSAAGAVESATAFFDWCSDVLIRHESTIEEIVAGARSGRPLPDDRMLPARFTIAGDLGDDDWWDFQLDGYGTWLWAAVAHAQRHGLDAQRWRRAAELTVDYLVSSWQRPCFDWWEEHSEHVHVSTLGCIAAGLSAAASGGLIEGERLRSALEARDAIDRMLRHDGTADGHLVKWIGDDVVDGSLSSLIAPLGVIPAADPLAAGTVGAIERELSVDGGVHRFRADTFFGGGQWPLLTCFLGLAQAATGDRDGARRSLEWAASTATAARMLPEQVDDHLLDPSFRQEWIDRWGTVATPLLWSHAMLLRLAVELGEVVA from the coding sequence ATGACGTCCCCCGTGCACACCGACCTCGGTGCCCTCCTCGCGCACTCGCGATCCGTGATCACCTCCCTGCAGGAGCCGAACGGCGCCTATCCCGCCAGCCCGGACTTCTCCGCATACCGCGGATACTGCTGGTTCCGCGACGGCGCGTTCATCGCCGACGGCGTCTCGGCGGCGGGGGCGGTCGAGTCCGCGACCGCGTTCTTCGACTGGTGCTCGGACGTGCTGATCCGGCATGAGAGCACGATCGAGGAGATCGTCGCGGGGGCTCGATCCGGGCGGCCGTTGCCCGACGACCGGATGCTGCCCGCTCGCTTCACGATCGCCGGCGACCTCGGCGACGACGACTGGTGGGACTTCCAGCTCGACGGCTACGGAACCTGGCTCTGGGCCGCTGTGGCCCACGCCCAGCGGCACGGCCTCGACGCGCAGCGCTGGCGCCGCGCGGCCGAGCTCACGGTCGACTACCTCGTCAGCTCCTGGCAGCGGCCCTGCTTCGACTGGTGGGAGGAGCACTCCGAGCACGTGCACGTCTCGACGCTGGGCTGCATCGCGGCGGGGCTCTCCGCGGCGGCATCCGGCGGGCTGATCGAGGGCGAGCGCCTGCGGTCCGCGCTCGAGGCGCGGGATGCGATCGACCGGATGCTGCGCCATGACGGAACGGCCGACGGGCACCTGGTGAAGTGGATCGGGGACGACGTGGTCGACGGCAGCCTCAGCTCGCTGATCGCCCCGCTCGGGGTGATCCCGGCCGCTGACCCCCTCGCGGCGGGCACGGTCGGGGCCATCGAGCGCGAGCTCTCGGTCGACGGCGGCGTGCACCGCTTCCGCGCCGACACCTTCTTCGGCGGCGGACAGTGGCCGCTGCTGACCTGCTTCCTCGGGCTCGCGCAGGCCGCGACCGGAGACCGCGACGGCGCGCGGCGCTCACTCGAGTGGGCGGCGAGCACGGCGACCGCCGCACGGATGCTCCCGGAGCAGGTCGACGACCACCTGCTCGACCCGTCGTTCCGTCAGGAGTGGATCGACCGGTGGGGAACCGTGGCGACACCGCTGCTGTGGAGCCATGCGATGCTGCTGCGCCTCGCCGTCGAGCTCGGGGAGGTCGTCGCATGA
- a CDS encoding sugar ABC transporter substrate-binding protein, protein MSRTAWTPVGTVAALAVVGLTLAGCSSGGTEASGDGDKVTITYSNFISNGGNEENLATIVKAFEKENPDVKVDVTTLPYADYFTALQTDLAGGTVSDVFDIEFANYAAYQANGVLAPLDGVDTDLYQASLADAYATDGTQYALPSSFSNVVLFYNADLFDAAGIEYPTSDWTWADEQAAAEKLTDAGAGVWGDYQPISYHEYYKAVAQAGGDFLNEDGSAAAFNSPEGLAAAEWLVGKSGTTMPTAEQGAGTPDFDSGLFAEGKLAMWHTGIWMFGGLADAGFAWDIAVEPGDTTAASALFSNGVAVSAGTKNADAAQRFAEFLTSSKTMVDVRLDSGWELPPIADESQLDAYLDKGDPANRQAVFDSLEQVALAPSIGEGQTEMQDIVSEELTEAAAGRKSVQEALDSAEERVNALLG, encoded by the coding sequence ATGTCACGCACAGCATGGACCCCGGTCGGCACCGTCGCCGCCCTCGCGGTCGTCGGACTGACGCTCGCCGGTTGCTCGTCCGGAGGCACGGAAGCCTCCGGCGACGGCGACAAGGTCACCATCACCTACTCGAACTTCATCTCCAACGGCGGGAACGAGGAGAACCTCGCCACCATCGTGAAGGCGTTCGAGAAGGAGAACCCCGATGTGAAGGTCGACGTCACGACCCTCCCGTACGCGGACTACTTCACGGCGTTGCAGACCGACCTCGCCGGCGGCACGGTGTCGGATGTCTTCGACATCGAGTTCGCGAACTACGCGGCCTACCAGGCCAACGGCGTGCTCGCTCCTCTGGACGGCGTCGACACCGACCTGTACCAGGCATCCCTCGCCGACGCCTACGCCACGGACGGCACGCAGTACGCTCTGCCGAGCTCGTTCTCGAACGTCGTGCTGTTCTACAACGCCGACCTGTTCGACGCCGCCGGCATCGAGTATCCGACCTCCGACTGGACCTGGGCAGACGAGCAGGCCGCCGCGGAGAAGCTGACGGATGCCGGAGCCGGCGTCTGGGGCGACTACCAGCCGATCAGCTACCACGAGTACTACAAGGCCGTGGCTCAGGCCGGTGGCGACTTCCTGAACGAGGACGGCTCGGCCGCAGCGTTCAACTCACCCGAGGGCCTCGCGGCCGCCGAGTGGCTGGTCGGCAAGAGCGGCACCACGATGCCGACGGCCGAGCAGGGTGCAGGCACCCCCGACTTCGACAGTGGACTGTTCGCCGAGGGCAAGCTCGCCATGTGGCACACGGGAATCTGGATGTTCGGCGGCCTCGCCGACGCCGGCTTCGCGTGGGACATCGCGGTCGAGCCGGGTGACACCACGGCCGCGAGCGCACTGTTCTCGAACGGCGTCGCGGTGTCGGCCGGCACGAAGAACGCGGATGCCGCCCAGCGCTTCGCGGAGTTCCTGACCAGCTCGAAGACCATGGTCGACGTGCGGCTGGACAGCGGGTGGGAGCTGCCGCCGATCGCCGACGAGAGCCAGCTCGACGCCTACCTCGACAAGGGCGACCCGGCGAACCGTCAGGCCGTCTTCGACTCGCTGGAGCAGGTCGCTCTCGCGCCGTCGATCGGGGAGGGCCAGACCGAGATGCAAGACATCGTGAGCGAAGAGCTCACCGAGGCCGCCGCGGGGCGCAAGAGCGTCCAGGAGGCACTCGACTCCGCGGAAGAGCGCGTCAACGCGCTGCTCGGCTGA
- a CDS encoding carbohydrate ABC transporter permease, translated as MRKRLGTIALTAVVVVGALLMFFPFLWTIVTSISPGAGLSSTPPLIPENPSFSAYTELFANTPFARVVLNSLVLAVVTTLLQLLTSSMAAYVFSRMPFPGRDAVFAVYLATMMIPIQVLIVPLFVQMRDLQLVDTYLGVLLPSVASAFGVFLLRQAMNSVPRELDEAATLDGAGHFRIFGTIVLPLVGPTIATLTVFAFMSSWNSFLWPLIILRSAELQTLPLALAGLQGQYTTQWDVMMAGSVVSILPMLAIYVFAQRYVIQGVASSGIK; from the coding sequence ATGCGTAAGCGCCTGGGCACGATCGCCCTGACGGCCGTCGTCGTAGTCGGGGCACTGCTCATGTTCTTCCCGTTCCTGTGGACGATCGTGACCTCGATCTCCCCCGGGGCCGGGCTCTCCTCCACCCCTCCCCTGATCCCGGAGAACCCCTCGTTCTCGGCCTATACCGAGCTCTTCGCGAACACGCCGTTCGCTCGCGTGGTGCTCAACTCACTGGTCCTCGCCGTCGTCACCACGCTGCTGCAGCTCCTGACGAGCTCGATGGCCGCCTACGTGTTCAGCCGGATGCCCTTCCCCGGGCGGGACGCGGTTTTCGCGGTGTACCTCGCGACCATGATGATCCCGATCCAGGTGCTGATCGTGCCCCTGTTCGTGCAGATGCGCGATCTCCAGCTCGTCGACACCTACCTCGGCGTGCTGCTGCCGAGCGTGGCGAGCGCCTTCGGGGTGTTCCTGCTCCGGCAGGCGATGAACTCGGTGCCGCGCGAACTCGACGAGGCCGCCACGCTCGACGGCGCCGGGCACTTCCGCATCTTCGGCACGATCGTGCTGCCGCTCGTCGGCCCGACGATCGCCACACTCACCGTGTTCGCGTTCATGAGCAGCTGGAACAGCTTCCTCTGGCCGCTGATCATCCTGCGCTCCGCCGAGCTGCAGACGCTGCCCCTCGCGCTCGCCGGACTCCAGGGCCAGTACACGACGCAGTGGGACGTGATGATGGCGGGCTCGGTCGTCTCGATCCTCCCCATGCTCGCCATCTACGTCTTCGCCCAGCGATATGTCATCCAGGGCGTCGCCAGCTCCGGGATCAAGTGA
- a CDS encoding TIM-barrel domain-containing protein codes for MIRHRPAGSGHPYSDDTEQRSPVHPIAGAPLRLGVRTSADAESVEVELEVRDADGMRSERHPLSPVARSSRGQAVDGGHLASAQARQDRAAGGWELTLPAVAPGTTLRYRFTALRPGDSAETTRWFDCRVATWRPGASDTVRVSGSPSVAARPSEIEVLDDGERILRVRFVLPLTAGEHVTGLGERFDALDHRGERLDSMVFEQYKSQGAHRRTYLPMPFAHIVGGSGWGLHVRTSRRVWFDLGASDATRLVIETETDARTDTEALDLALYAGTPTQVLDAFLDEVGHPTELPDWVFRLWASGNEWNTQAEVERQMDLHREHDIPVGSVVIEAWSDESTFTAFRDAQYDVRTDGGPLRLADFSFPAEGAWTDPKGMVDRLHAQDIRVHLWQIPLMKMRPHPQGQARADADAAIREDVLIKEVAPDGSLRPYRNRGWWFPLGLMPDLTDERAAHWWTEKRRYLVEEVGVDGFKTDGGEHAWGADLRYLDGSHGDESNNLFPVAYAAAYGRLLTSAGKAPVTFSRAGFTGSQAHGAFWAGDENSTWEAFRWSMFAGLSAAASGILYWGWDIAGFSGDIPDPELYVRAMSASVFVPIMQYHSEFNHHRLPSRDRTPWNIAERTGDHSVIAEVRALVHLRERLVPYLAEQARASIRTSRPLMRPLYFDHPADAQVWEYPLQWMLGDELLVAPVLEPGAVEWPVYLPPGDWVDVWTGESVPGGAVVTPRTPRDRIPVFARASSWPGLQAVFAI; via the coding sequence ATGATCCGCCACCGCCCGGCCGGGTCCGGTCATCCGTACTCCGACGACACCGAGCAGCGCTCCCCCGTGCATCCGATCGCCGGCGCGCCCCTGCGCCTCGGTGTGCGGACCTCCGCCGACGCCGAATCGGTCGAGGTCGAGCTCGAGGTCCGGGATGCCGACGGCATGCGCTCCGAGCGGCACCCCCTCTCGCCCGTAGCCCGCTCGTCGCGGGGACAGGCCGTCGACGGCGGCCACCTGGCGTCTGCGCAGGCCCGACAGGATCGAGCAGCCGGAGGGTGGGAGCTGACTCTGCCGGCCGTCGCGCCCGGGACGACGCTGCGCTACCGTTTCACCGCTCTGCGCCCCGGTGACTCCGCAGAGACCACGCGCTGGTTCGACTGCCGAGTCGCGACCTGGCGGCCCGGCGCCTCCGACACGGTACGCGTGAGCGGCTCTCCGTCCGTCGCCGCGCGACCGTCGGAGATCGAGGTTCTGGACGACGGCGAGCGGATCCTGCGCGTGCGCTTCGTCCTGCCGCTGACCGCCGGTGAGCACGTGACCGGTCTGGGCGAGCGCTTCGATGCCCTGGACCACCGTGGCGAACGCCTCGACTCCATGGTCTTCGAGCAGTACAAGAGCCAAGGCGCCCACCGTCGGACCTACCTGCCCATGCCGTTCGCACACATCGTGGGCGGCAGCGGCTGGGGTCTGCACGTGCGCACCTCGCGGCGAGTGTGGTTCGACCTCGGCGCATCGGACGCGACGCGACTCGTCATCGAGACGGAGACCGACGCCCGCACCGATACCGAGGCTCTCGATCTCGCTCTGTACGCGGGCACCCCGACCCAGGTGCTCGATGCATTCCTCGACGAGGTCGGACACCCCACGGAGCTCCCGGACTGGGTGTTCCGGCTGTGGGCGAGCGGCAACGAATGGAACACGCAGGCCGAGGTCGAGCGGCAGATGGATCTGCACCGCGAGCACGACATCCCGGTCGGCTCGGTCGTGATCGAGGCCTGGAGCGACGAGAGCACGTTCACGGCGTTCCGCGACGCGCAGTACGACGTGCGCACCGACGGCGGGCCTCTCCGTCTGGCGGACTTCTCGTTCCCTGCCGAGGGCGCGTGGACCGACCCGAAGGGGATGGTCGACCGGCTGCACGCGCAGGACATCCGCGTGCACCTGTGGCAGATCCCGCTCATGAAGATGCGCCCGCACCCGCAGGGGCAGGCGCGCGCCGACGCGGACGCCGCGATCCGGGAGGACGTGCTGATCAAGGAGGTCGCCCCTGACGGCTCGCTGCGCCCGTACCGCAACCGCGGTTGGTGGTTCCCCCTCGGCCTCATGCCGGACCTGACCGATGAGCGCGCCGCGCACTGGTGGACCGAGAAGCGCCGCTACCTCGTGGAAGAGGTCGGCGTCGACGGGTTCAAGACCGACGGCGGCGAGCACGCCTGGGGTGCGGACCTGCGCTATCTCGACGGCAGCCACGGCGATGAGTCGAACAACCTCTTCCCGGTGGCGTACGCCGCGGCATACGGGCGGCTGCTCACCTCAGCCGGAAAGGCGCCGGTGACATTCAGCCGTGCCGGTTTCACGGGGTCCCAGGCGCACGGCGCGTTCTGGGCCGGCGACGAGAACTCCACCTGGGAGGCCTTCCGCTGGTCGATGTTCGCCGGGCTCTCGGCCGCCGCCAGCGGCATCCTCTACTGGGGCTGGGACATCGCCGGGTTCTCAGGCGACATCCCGGACCCCGAGCTGTACGTGCGGGCGATGTCGGCCAGCGTCTTCGTGCCGATCATGCAGTACCACTCCGAGTTCAACCACCACCGTCTCCCGTCGCGCGACCGCACGCCCTGGAACATCGCCGAGCGCACCGGAGACCACTCGGTGATCGCCGAGGTGCGCGCGCTCGTGCACCTGCGCGAACGCCTCGTGCCGTATCTGGCGGAGCAGGCGCGAGCGTCGATCCGCACGAGCCGGCCCCTGATGCGACCGCTCTATTTCGACCACCCCGCCGACGCGCAGGTGTGGGAGTATCCACTCCAGTGGATGCTGGGGGACGAACTGCTCGTCGCGCCGGTCCTCGAGCCCGGCGCCGTGGAGTGGCCGGTGTATCTGCCGCCCGGTGACTGGGTCGACGTGTGGACGGGCGAGTCGGTGCCGGGGGGCGCGGTCGTGACGCCCCGCACCCCGCGCGACCGCATCCCGGTTTTCGCCCGTGCATCGTCGTGGCCGGGTCTGCAGGCGGTCTTCGCGATCTGA